The nucleotide window GCCCCGCGCTGCAGCAGCCGATCGCGCTCGGCGCCGATGTCGTCGTGCACTCGACGACGAAGTACCTCGGCGGCCACTCCGATGTCGTCGGCGGCGCCGTCGTGCTGAACGACGAGGAGCTCGCCGCGAAGGTGCGCTTCACCCAGTTCGCGGCCGGCGCCGTGTCGGGGCCGTTCGACGCGTTCCTCACCTCCCGCGGCATCAAGACCCTCGGGGTGCGGATGCAGCGGCACTCGTCGAACGCCCTCGAGATCGCCCGCCGCCTCGATGAGCATCCCGCGGTCGTCCGCGTCTACTATCCGGGGCTCGAATCGCACCCCGGGCACGAGCTCGCCGCCCGCCAGATGTCGGGCTTCGGCGGCATGCTCTCGCTCGAGCTCGCCGACGGCGCCGCCGCCCGGCGTTTCGCGGAATCCACGCAGCTGTTCCAGCTCGCCGAGTCGCTCGGCGGCGTCGAATCGCTCGTGAACCACCCGTGGTCGATGACGCACGCCTCGGTGCGCGGCACCGACGCGGAGGTGCCGGAGGCGATCGTGCGCCTTTCGGTCGGCATCGAGGATGCCGCCGATCTGCTCGCCGACATCGACGGAGCGCTCGCGGCCGTGTGACGGGGCGGCGCGGCTCGACTCCGCCCGGCTCCGCCGTAGCGGGCGGGCGGGCCTCAGGCGTCGTCGCGACGTGCCCGCGTGTGTCGGGTGTCGTCGTGAAGCGCCCGCGGGAGGAAGGCCCGCCGTCGCTCGCGCACGAACTGTGAAACGATCCCTGCCGCTGTGCATGACACGGCGAATACGACGGGCACCAGCCACTCGCGAACGCCGGACGGCGTCTGCCCGGCGAGCGCGACGAGCACCATGACGACGACGCCGATGAACAGCGGCGTCGTCAGCCTCTCCACCATGACATGCCTCCTCTCGGGAAGCGTACCACCGCGCGATGGCAGGATTTCGACGAACCTTGTCGTAACTGCCAGCGGCGCCGCTGGTGCGGGGTGGTGATGATCGAGACATGACCATCACCGAAAGCGAAGCGAGCATGACCGAAGCGGCCCCCGCCCGCGGCGGCGCCCTCGGGCTCGGCCGTGGCACCGCCCTCTACGTCGCCGCCGTGCTCGGCACCGGCATCCTCGTGCTGCCGGGGCTGGCCGCATCGGCCGCCGGCCCGGCATCCATCGTCGCCGTCGCCGCCGTGCTCGCCCTCTCGATCCCGCTCGCCGGAACCTTCGCCGCGCTCGCCGCGCGGTTCCCGGATGCCGGGGGCGTCGCGAGCTTCGTGCGCCGCGCCCTCGGCGACACGGCCGCCCGCATGACCGGGTACTGGTTCTTCTTCGGCGTCTGCGTCGGCTACCCCGTCGTCGGCATGCTCGGCGGCGAATACGTCGTCGCCGTGCTCGGCGTCGATCGCGCGGCCGTGCCGATCGTGGGGCTGGCGATCCTCGTCCCGCCGTTCATCGTCAACTGGTTCGGGGTGCGGGTGGCCGGGTGGCTGCAGTTCGCCCTCACCGGGCTGCTGCTCACCGTCGTCATCGGCACGGTCGCCGTCGCGTTCCCGCACGTCGAACCCGGCAACCTCACCCCGTTCCTGCCGAACGGCTGGGGCGGCGTCGGCACCGCGATCGGCCTCTTCGTGTGGGCCTTCGCCGGCTGGGAGGTCGGCACCCACATCGCCGGCGAATTCAAGAACCCCCGCCGCACCATCCCGATCGCCACCGGCATCGCGATCGTCGTCGTCGGCGCCGGCTACCTCGCGCTGCAGTTCATGACCGTCGGGGTGCTGGGGGTGGATGCCGGCGGCAGCGCCGTTCCCCTGCTCGACCTCGCCGCCGTCGCCGCGCCCGGCGTCGGGCCGGTGCTCGTCGCGATCATCGCGGCGGTCGTGACCCTCGGCGTCCTGAACTCCTACATGCCCGCATTCGGCAAGCTCGGCGCGGCGCTCGCCCGCGACGGCGACCTGCCCCGACCCCTCGCGCGCGGCGCCGAGGAGGGCGGGATCCCGCGCCCGGCGCTCGCCGTCACCGGCGTGCTGATCCTCGTCTACACGGCTCTCATGATCGGCAACGGGCTCGACCTGACCGCCTTCATCCTCATCCACACGAGCAACATGGTCGCCATCTACGCCGCCGGCATGGTCGCCGCCGTGCTGCTGCTGCGCCGCGGCAGCGCCGGCTGGTGGCTCGCCGTCGTCGCCGCCGCCTGCACCGCCGCCCTGCTCCTCCTCGCCTGGCAGAATCTCGCCGTGCCGCTCGCCCTCGCCGCCGCGGCGCTCGTCGTGGCCGCCGTGAAGCGCCGCCGGGCGGCGACCCCGGAAACCGAGCTGCGGAAGGACCCCGCATGACCGGGCCCGCCGCCCGCACCTCCGCGCCCCGCCCCGCCGCCCCCTGGGCGCGAGGGGCGCGGTTCCTCGCCATGCCGTTGCCGATCTGCGAGACTGAACGCATGGAGGCGGTCGCGTTCCTCGATACCGAGGCGATCCGGCGCGCCTGCGAGCGTCACGGAGTGGAACGGCTTCGCGTTTTCGGCTCGGTGCTCACCGATCGGTTCGACCCCGAGACGAGCGACGTCGATTTCCTCGTCGCTTTCCGGCCCGGGAGGCAGAACCTGTATGACGACTTCTTCGGGCTGAAAGCCGAACTCGAGCGGATCGTCGGCAGAGGCGTGGATCTCGTCGTCGAGCGGTCGATGAAGAACCCCTTCTTCCGGGCTTCGGTCCTCGGGAGCGCGCAGGACCTCTATGCGGCCTGAATCCGGTGCCCATCTCTGGGACGCTGCCGAGGCGGCTCGGCTGGTCCGCGACATCGATTACGAGATCGTGTGGCGGGCGGCGACGACCAGCATTCCCGCGCTGATCCCGGTCCTGGACGGACTCGTCGACGAGGCGAAGGGCGCCGCCGGGCTGTGACGGCGACGCGCCGGATCGCGGCGAGGGGTCGCGCGCAGGGCGCCGGGTGCGCGAGCATGGAAGGATGAGCGTCCCCTCGTATTCACTCCGCGACGGCAACTCCATTCCGGCCATCGGGCTCGGCACCTACGGTTTGAACGGGCCGGCTGGCACCGAGGCGATCGAGTCGGGCATCCAGGCCGGCTACCGCCTCGTCGATACCGCGGTGAACTACGGCAACGAGGCCGAGGTTGGGCAGGCGATCGCCGGCAGCGGGGTGGATCGGGGCGAACTCTTCCTGACGACGAAGCTGCCGGGCCGCCACCACGGCTACGACGAGACGCTCGCGAGCTTCGAGGAGTCGCGCGAGAAGCTCGACGTCGACTGGGTCGACCTGTACCTCATCCACTGGCCGAACCCGTCCGTCGACAAGTACGTCGAGAGCTGGCGGGCGATGATCAACCTGCGCGAGCGGGGCCTGGCCCGATCCATCGGGGTGTCGAACTTCACGGCCCCGATGCTCTCGCGCCTCATCGACGAGACGGGTGTCGTGCCGGTCGTGAACCAGGTAGAACTGCACCCGTACTTCCCGCAGGAGGAGTTGCGCGCCTTCCACGACGAGCACGAGATCCGCACCGAGGCGTGGAGCCCGCTCGGGCGCAAGAGCGATCTGCTCGCCGAGCCCGTGCTCGCCGAGATCGCCGCCGAGCACGGGGTGAGCGTCGCCCAGACGGTGCTCCGGTGGGACGTCGAGCACGAGGTCATCCCGATCCCGAAGTCCGCGCACGCCGCTCGGCAGCGCGAGAACCTCGACGTCTTCGGCTTCACTCTGCGCACCGAGGAGGTCGAGGCGATCTCCGCGCTCGCACGCGGGCGCATCTGGGGCGCCGACCCCGACGTGCACGAGGAGATGTAGGCCACGTCGGTGGATGCCGTGGCCCGCGGCATCCACCCGCGTCAGTCCTCCTCGGTCCACCGCCTGGGGCCGGGGCCCGCGGCGGCCAGCCGATCGGCGGGGTTCTCGAGGGTGCAGACGCCGAGGCTCAGGCAGCCGCAGCCGATGCAGGTCGCGAGGTCGTCGCGCAGGTGCTCGAGGTCGGCGATGCGGCGTTCGAGGGCTTCGTGCCAGCGCGCCGAGAGGTGCATCCAGTCGCGGCGGGTCGGGATGCGCCGATCGGGCAGGCCGTCGAGGGCGTCGCGGATCTCGGCCAGGGGGATGCCGACACGCTGCGCGACCCGGATGAAGCTGATGCGGCGCAGCTCGGCCCGGCGGTACCGGCGGCGGTTGGCGTCGTCGCGCTCGGGGGCGAGAAGGCCCTCGCGCTCGTAGAAGTGCAGCGTCGAGATCGGCACGCCGCTGCGTGCGGCGACCTCGCCGACGGTGAGGCGGTCGTCTTTGCTGGGATGCACCGTGTCCATTGACCTCAACAATACTTGAGGTTCTACGCTCGGGAAACGTGATGACCGAAGACGCCGGCGCGCCGGCCGCGACCCGCCCTCCCGGCCCGCTCGCCCCCGAGGTCCGCTGGCTGTCGATCGGCATGTGCGCCCTCGTGTTCCTCGCCGCCTTCGAACAGCTCGCGGTGACGACCTCGATGCCGCTCGTCGCCCGCGAGCTCGGCGGCGAATCGCTCTACGCGCTCGCCTTCGCCGGGCCGCTGGCGATCGGGGTCGTCGGCACCGTCGTCGCCGGCAACTGGTGCGACCGCGCTGCCGTGCGCGCACCGCTGCTCGTCGGCGTCGGTCTCTTCGTCGCCGGGCTCCTCATCGCCGGCCTGGCCGTCACGATGCCGATGCTCGTCGTCGGCCGGCTCGTGCACGGCATCGGCGGCGGTGCGATCACGGTACCCCTCTACGTGCTCGTCGCGCGCGCCTACGCGCCGGCCGTTCGCCCGCGCATCCTCGCCGGCTTCGCCGCCGCCTGGGTCGTTCCGGCCCTCATCGGGCCGGCGATCGCCGGCATCGTCGCCGACACAATCGGCTGGCGCTGGGTGTTCCTCGGCGTGATCCTGCTCGTGCTGCCGGCGCTCGCCGTCGTGCTGCCGGCGCTTCGGGGCCGGGATGCCGGGCCCGAAGCCGCGTCCGCGCCCTGGAACGCGCGGGCGATCGCCTGGTCGGCGGTCGCGGCCGTCACGGTCCTCGCGCTGACCTTGTCGGCCGAGCTGCCGCGGCCGGCTTCCTTCGTCGTCGGCGGGCTCGCCTTCGCCGCAGTGCTCGCCGCGATCCGCCCGCTGCTCCCGGCCGGCGTGCTCACCGCCCGGCGGGGCATGCCGTCGGTGGTGCTGCTGCGCCTGCTCATCGGCGGCGCGTTCGTCGGCACCGAGGTGTACCTGCCGTACCTGCTGACCGGGCACTACCGCCTCGACGCCGCCGTCGCCGGCATCGCCCTGACGGGGTCGGGGCTCGCCTGGTCTGCGGCGTCGTGGCTGCAGGGGCGGGCGGGCGAGCGCCTGTCGAACGAGGCCGCGTTCCGCATCGGGACGGCTTCGCTCGCGCTCGCGATCGTCTGCTCGCTGGCGACGACGGTGTTCGCGTGGCCGGCGTGGGTCGCGATCGTCGGGTGGATCTTCGCCGGCTCCGGCATGGGACTCATGTTCCCGCGGACGATGGTCGCCGTGCTCGCCGATGCGGATCCGGCCGCGCAGGGGTTCGTGAGCTCGGCGGTGCAGGTGGTGGATGCCGTCGGACCGGCGCTCGCGCTCGCCCTCACTGCGGCGATCACCGCCGTCGTCGGTCACGGCGGCACGACATCGATCGTCCTCGGCTTCTGCCTGACGCTGGGGATCATGCTCGCCGCCGGCGCGCTCGCCTGGTCGGGCCGTACACGCCCCGCCTCGCACTGAGCGCGGCGCGCACCCCTCCGCGCGCACTCCTCGGCACGCGCCGCGCACCCCCGCCCGCCCCGCAACCACGCTTCCGGAGATAACCCCGGTTTCGGATGGAATGAGCTGGATCCATCCGGAACGGTGGCGATCTCCGGAACGGTGGCGGTGCGGGGGCCGCGCCGGACTCGCCCGTTCGGGGTCCTTGACACCGGGCGGTTGCACGATGAGAATCGCGATGTGAACGGTCACACGAGGACGGCGAGGTCCGGGTGAACGCAAGGCATGGGGCAGCACCGCTCCTCGAGATGCGCGGCATCACGAAGGAGTTCCCCGGCGTGCGCGCGCTCGCCGACGTGACGCTGACCGTGCGGCGCGGGGAGATCCACGCGATCTGCGGCGAGAACGGCGCCGGCAAGTCCACCCTCATGAACGTGCTCTCGGGCGTGTACCCCTTCGGCACCTATACGGGCGACATCGTCGTGGACGGCGAGGTGATGCGCTTCGCCGGCATCCGCGCCTCCGAACAGGCCGGCATCGCGATCATCCACCAGGAGCTCGCGCTCATCCCCGAGCTGTCGATCACCGAGAACATCTTCCTCGGCAACGAGGTCGCAACCGGCGGCCGGATCGACTGGGTCGAGGCGACGTCCCGAGCCCGCGAACTGCTCGAACGCGTCGGCCTCCGCGAGGACCCGGACACGCAGATCAAGCACCTCGGCGTCGGCAAGCAGCAGCTCGTCGAGATCGCCAAGGCGCTCTCGCGCGATGTCGAACTGCTCATCCTCGACGAACCGACCGCCGCCCTGAACGAGGGCGACTCGCGGCACCTCCTCGACATCATCCGCACCCTGCAGGGCCGCGGAATGACCTCCATCATCATCAGCCACAAGCTCGCCGAGATCGAGGCGATCGCCGACTCCATCACGATCATCCGCGACGGCCGCGTCGTCGAGACCCTCGACGTCGGTGCGGGCGGCGTCGACGAGGACCGCATCATCCGCGGGATGGTCGGCCGCAGCCTCGACCGCCGCTTCCCCGACCGCACGCCCGACATCGGCGAGGTGTTCTTCGAGATCCGCGACTGGACGGTGCAGCACCCGGCCATCCCCGAACGGCTCGTCGCGAAGAGCGCGAGCCTCACCGTGCGCCGCGGCGAGATCGTCGGCCTCGCCGGGCTCATGGGCGCCGGCCGCACCGAGCTGGCGATGAGCATCTTCGGACGCAGTTACGGCACCTACCTGTCGGGCACGATGTTCAAGGACGGCCGTCCCATCGTGCTGCACAACGTGCAGTCCGCCATCGACCACGGGCTCGCCTACGTCAGCGAGGACCGCAAGCAGCTCGGCCTGAACCTGCTCGACACCGTCAAGCGTTCGATCGTCTCGGCGGGGCTCGGCAAGATCGCGCGTGCCGGCGTCGTCGACGACACCCGCGAGTTCCGCGTCGCCGAGGACTACCGGCAGCAGCTCCGGATCAAGACGCCGAGCGTCGACGACGGCGTCGGTACGCTCTCGGGCGGCAACCAGCAGAAGGTCGTCCTCGCCAAGTGGATGTTCACGGATCCCGAACTGCTCATCCTCGATGAACCCACCCGCGGCATCGACGTCGGCGCGAAGTACGAGATCTACACGATCATCCAGGCCCTCGCGGCCGCCGGCAAGGGCGTGCTGCTCATCTCGAGCGAGCTGCCCGAGCTGCTCGGGATCGCCGACCGCATCTACACCGTCTTCGAGGGGCGCATCACCGACTGCATCGATGCGGCCGGAGCGAGCCCGGAGGCCCTCATGCGCAGCATGACCCGGACGAGGAAGAAGGACGTAGCGTGAGCGAGCAGGGCAAGCGCGGCGGCTTCGCCGACATCCGCAAGATGTTCGGCGGCGGCCAGTCGACGCTCAGGCAGTTCGGCATCCTCGGCAGCCTGATCGTCATCATCGTGATCTTCCAGATCTGGACCGACGGGCTGACCCTGTCGCCGACGAACCTCATCAACGTCGTCAACCAGTACAGCTACATCCTGATCCTCGCCATCGGCATGGTGATGGTCATCATCATGGGCCACATCGACCTCTCGGTCGGATCCATCGCCGCGTTCGTCGGCATCGTCGTGGCGACCTCGATGGCCGACTGGGGGCTGCCGTGGTGGGCGGCGATCATCCTCGGCCTCGTCGTCGGGGCGATCATCGGCGCCTGGCAGGGCTTCTGGGTCGCCGTCGTCGGGGTGCCGGCGTTCATCGTGACCCTGGCGGGCATGCTCATCTTCCGCGGCGCGAACCAGTACTGGGGCAACTCGACGACGGTGGCCGTGCCCGAGGAGTTCTGGGTGATCGGCTCGGGCTACCTGCCCGAGCTGGACGTGCCGTTGGACTTCAACGTGCTGACGATGGTGCTCGGCATCCTCGGGGCCGGATGGATCGTCTTCCACGAGTGGAATCAGCGGCGCGTGCAGAAGAAGATGGGATCCGAACGCGCACCCGTCTGGGTGAGCGTCGTGAAGGTCGTCGTCGTCGCCGGCGTCATCCTCTGGGCGGCGTGGCTGTTCGCGACCGGCCGGCCCGGCACGAGTTTCCCGGTCTCGGGCATCATCCTCGTCGCCCTCATCATCGTGTACTCCTTCATCACCCGCCGCACGGTGCTCGGCCGGCATATCTACGCGGTCGGCGGCAACCGCGCCGCCGCGACCCTGTCGGGTGTGAAGGATCGCTGGGTCGACTTCTTCGTCATGATGAACATGTCGGTGCTGGCGGCCCTGGCCGGCATGATCTTCGTGGCGCGCGCCCGGGCATCCGGCCCGCAGGACGGCAACGGCTGGGAGCTCGACGCGATCGCCTCGGTCTTCATCGGCGGCGCGGCCGTCTCGGGCGGTATCGGCACCGTGATCGGCTCGATCGTCGGCGGCCTCGTGATGGCGTTCCTGAACAACGGCCTGCAGCTCATCGGTGCCGGCGCCGACGTCGTGTCGATGGTCAAGGGCCTCGTGCTGCTCCTGGCCGTGGGGGTGGATGTGCTGAGCAAGCGGCAGGGCCGCCCCTCGATCCTCGGGATCTGGAGCCGGCGCCGACGTGCGCGCCTGTTGTCGGGCGCGCCCGAAGAACCTCCGCTCGTCGAACCGACGAGCGGAACCCCGGAGACGGTCGAACCGGCCGACGTGCCTCGCAACAGCTAGCGCGCGACCGCCTCCACGAGCAGAAAGTGACGGATCGATGAAGAGAATCGCATTTCCCGCGCTCGTCGTCGTCGCGGCGGCCGCCCTGGCCCTCTCGGGCTGCTCCGGCGAACGCGGCGGCGGCGCATCCACCGACGACGCGACCGGCTCGGCCGGTTTCGCCGCAGACGCCCTGATCGGCGTCGCCCTGCCCGACAAGACGAGCGAGAACTGGGTGCTCGCCGGCGCGCTCTTCGAGGACGGCCTCGCCGAGGCCGGCTTCGACGCCGATGTGCAGTACGCACCGGCATCCAACACCGTCGCCGAGCAGCAGAACCAGATCTCGGCGATGGTCACCAACGGCGCCAAGGTCATCGTCATCGGCGCGAAGGACGGCAAGCAGCTCGGCGATCAGTTGCAGCAGGCGGCGGATGCCGGGGTGAAGATCATCGCCTACGATCGCCTCATCGAGAACACGGAGAACGTCGACTACTACGTCGCGTTCGACAACTTCGAGGTCGGCCGGTTGCAGGGGCAGGCCCTGCTCGACGGCCTCGAGGCACGCTCGGCCCACGGTGCGCCGTGGAACATCGAGCTGTTCTCGGGCTCGCCGGACGACGCGAACTCCGCCGTGTTCTTCGGCGGGGCGATGGAGGTGCTGCAGCCGAAGATCGACGACGGAACCCTGGTCGTCGCCAGCGGCCAGACCGAGATCGCCCAGACCGCCACCCAGGGCTGGGAGGCGGAGAATGCGCAGAGCCGTATGGACTCGATCCTCACCTCGGCATACGCCGACCAGGAGGTCGACGGCGTGCTCTCGCCGAACGACACCCTCGCCCGCGCCATCCTCACCTCGGTGAAGCAGGCCGGCAAGGACGTCTCGAAGTTCACCGTCACCGGGCAGGACTCCGAGGTCGAGTCGGTCAAGTCGATCATGGCCGGCGAGCAGTACTCGACGATCAACAAGGACACGACGCTGCTCGTCGAGCAGACCATCAAGATGATCCAGGCGCTGCAGGCCGGGGAGGACCCGGAGGTCAACGACACCGAGCAGTACGACAACGGCGTGAAGGTCGTGCCCGCGTACCTGCTGCCGCCGGTGATCGTGACGAAGGAGAACGCCGCGGAGGCCTATGCGAACGTGCCGAACCTGCTGGAGATCGTGGAGGGAGCGCAGTAGGAGCCGGGTGAGGATGCCCGGTGCCGGCCTCAGGCGCCGGGCGTCCCGCCGTTGCGGGGCGCGGCGGGCCTCGGCGCGGTGTCGCTGCGACCGGCGAGGAAGCGGATGAGGTCGGCTGCCGGGGCTTCGAGCACGGGACCGCGGCCGAATTCCCAGCCGGCGTCGCTCGCGCGGAGCGCGTGCCCGCCGATGACGGCGCGGATCTCGGTGGGCGCCTTGGCTGCGAGGAAGAGGGCGACGGCGCCGCTCGTGCCGGATGCGAGTTCGGCGGGTGCGGATGCCTCGCGGGCGAGCTCGAGGTATTCGAGCACGGCGCGGGCGAGGATGCGCACCGGGACGCGCCGGCCGCCCCGGGCGTCGGCCGCGAGGGTGTGGAGCCGGGCGGCCTCGCCGGCGTCCGGCTCGCCCGCGTCGCTCCGAAGCGCGGCGGTTTGCTCGAGCACTTCGGCGTATTCGAGGCGCCGATCGGAGTGCACGCCCGACTCGTCGACGCGTCCACGCCGGCTCAGCGGCAGTTCGTCCATGAAGTCCGGCACGCCTCCATTGTGCGCGCTCAGCGATGTGACGGTCACATTTGTGACGGTCACATGCCGCAAGGCGACTGCGGCATACTGGAGCGGCACAGTGTGACCGTGCACATTCCGGAACGGGGGTGACGTGACCGAGGAGACGCGCCGGGGCCGGGCCCCGAGCATCCGCGACGTCGCGCGCCTGGCCGGCGTCTCGCACCAGACGGTGTCGCGCGTCCTGAACCATCACCCGAGCATCCGCCCCGAGACGAAGCAGCGCGTGCTCGACGTCATGGGCGAGCTGCAGTACAAGCCGAACCGGGCGGCGCGCGCCCTCGTCACGAGCCGTTCGCGCACCTTCGGCATCCTGTCGGCGTCGAGCACCGAGTACGGGCCGGCGTCGACGATCGCCGCGATCGAGGAGGCCGCGCGCGAGGCCGGCTACTGGGTGACGACGGCGAACATCGAGTCGCAGGATGCCGCGTCGATCGCCGAGGGCCTCGCGCATCTGGCCGCACAGGGCATCGAGGGCCTCGTCGTCATCGCCCCGCAGGTGCGCGTCTTCGACACCCTCGCCGAGCTGCAGATCGACGTGCCGTGGGTGACGATGCAGTCCACCGGCCGGGACGACGCGCACGCCCTCTCGGTCGACCAGATCGCCGGCGCCCGCATGGCGACCCGGCACCTC belongs to Agromyces archimandritae and includes:
- a CDS encoding cystathionine gamma-synthase, giving the protein MSHGFDTTAIHAGQDFDPTTGAVIPPIYQTSTFVQDGIGGLRGGYEYSRGGNPTRTALETQLAAIEGAAHGLSFASGLAAEDALLRTVLAPGDHVVIGNDVYGGTHRLIRLIHGAWGIEHTTADTSDADAVRAAIRPETKVLWVETPSNPLMKVTDIAAAAALAREAGILLVVDNTFASPALQQPIALGADVVVHSTTKYLGGHSDVVGGAVVLNDEELAAKVRFTQFAAGAVSGPFDAFLTSRGIKTLGVRMQRHSSNALEIARRLDEHPAVVRVYYPGLESHPGHELAARQMSGFGGMLSLELADGAAARRFAESTQLFQLAESLGGVESLVNHPWSMTHASVRGTDAEVPEAIVRLSVGIEDAADLLADIDGALAAV
- a CDS encoding APC family permease, translated to MTITESEASMTEAAPARGGALGLGRGTALYVAAVLGTGILVLPGLAASAAGPASIVAVAAVLALSIPLAGTFAALAARFPDAGGVASFVRRALGDTAARMTGYWFFFGVCVGYPVVGMLGGEYVVAVLGVDRAAVPIVGLAILVPPFIVNWFGVRVAGWLQFALTGLLLTVVIGTVAVAFPHVEPGNLTPFLPNGWGGVGTAIGLFVWAFAGWEVGTHIAGEFKNPRRTIPIATGIAIVVVGAGYLALQFMTVGVLGVDAGGSAVPLLDLAAVAAPGVGPVLVAIIAAVVTLGVLNSYMPAFGKLGAALARDGDLPRPLARGAEEGGIPRPALAVTGVLILVYTALMIGNGLDLTAFILIHTSNMVAIYAAGMVAAVLLLRRGSAGWWLAVVAAACTAALLLLAWQNLAVPLALAAAALVVAAVKRRRAATPETELRKDPA
- a CDS encoding nucleotidyltransferase family protein, which translates into the protein MTGPAARTSAPRPAAPWARGARFLAMPLPICETERMEAVAFLDTEAIRRACERHGVERLRVFGSVLTDRFDPETSDVDFLVAFRPGRQNLYDDFFGLKAELERIVGRGVDLVVERSMKNPFFRASVLGSAQDLYAA
- a CDS encoding aldo/keto reductase, which codes for MSVPSYSLRDGNSIPAIGLGTYGLNGPAGTEAIESGIQAGYRLVDTAVNYGNEAEVGQAIAGSGVDRGELFLTTKLPGRHHGYDETLASFEESREKLDVDWVDLYLIHWPNPSVDKYVESWRAMINLRERGLARSIGVSNFTAPMLSRLIDETGVVPVVNQVELHPYFPQEELRAFHDEHEIRTEAWSPLGRKSDLLAEPVLAEIAAEHGVSVAQTVLRWDVEHEVIPIPKSAHAARQRENLDVFGFTLRTEEVEAISALARGRIWGADPDVHEEM
- the soxR gene encoding redox-sensitive transcriptional activator SoxR, translating into MDTVHPSKDDRLTVGEVAARSGVPISTLHFYEREGLLAPERDDANRRRYRRAELRRISFIRVAQRVGIPLAEIRDALDGLPDRRIPTRRDWMHLSARWHEALERRIADLEHLRDDLATCIGCGCLSLGVCTLENPADRLAAAGPGPRRWTEED
- a CDS encoding MFS transporter; its protein translation is MTEDAGAPAATRPPGPLAPEVRWLSIGMCALVFLAAFEQLAVTTSMPLVARELGGESLYALAFAGPLAIGVVGTVVAGNWCDRAAVRAPLLVGVGLFVAGLLIAGLAVTMPMLVVGRLVHGIGGGAITVPLYVLVARAYAPAVRPRILAGFAAAWVVPALIGPAIAGIVADTIGWRWVFLGVILLVLPALAVVLPALRGRDAGPEAASAPWNARAIAWSAVAAVTVLALTLSAELPRPASFVVGGLAFAAVLAAIRPLLPAGVLTARRGMPSVVLLRLLIGGAFVGTEVYLPYLLTGHYRLDAAVAGIALTGSGLAWSAASWLQGRAGERLSNEAAFRIGTASLALAIVCSLATTVFAWPAWVAIVGWIFAGSGMGLMFPRTMVAVLADADPAAQGFVSSAVQVVDAVGPALALALTAAITAVVGHGGTTSIVLGFCLTLGIMLAAGALAWSGRTRPASH
- the mmsA gene encoding multiple monosaccharide ABC transporter ATP-binding protein encodes the protein MRGITKEFPGVRALADVTLTVRRGEIHAICGENGAGKSTLMNVLSGVYPFGTYTGDIVVDGEVMRFAGIRASEQAGIAIIHQELALIPELSITENIFLGNEVATGGRIDWVEATSRARELLERVGLREDPDTQIKHLGVGKQQLVEIAKALSRDVELLILDEPTAALNEGDSRHLLDIIRTLQGRGMTSIIISHKLAEIEAIADSITIIRDGRVVETLDVGAGGVDEDRIIRGMVGRSLDRRFPDRTPDIGEVFFEIRDWTVQHPAIPERLVAKSASLTVRRGEIVGLAGLMGAGRTELAMSIFGRSYGTYLSGTMFKDGRPIVLHNVQSAIDHGLAYVSEDRKQLGLNLLDTVKRSIVSAGLGKIARAGVVDDTREFRVAEDYRQQLRIKTPSVDDGVGTLSGGNQQKVVLAKWMFTDPELLILDEPTRGIDVGAKYEIYTIIQALAAAGKGVLLISSELPELLGIADRIYTVFEGRITDCIDAAGASPEALMRSMTRTRKKDVA
- the mmsB gene encoding multiple monosaccharide ABC transporter permease, with the protein product MFGGGQSTLRQFGILGSLIVIIVIFQIWTDGLTLSPTNLINVVNQYSYILILAIGMVMVIIMGHIDLSVGSIAAFVGIVVATSMADWGLPWWAAIILGLVVGAIIGAWQGFWVAVVGVPAFIVTLAGMLIFRGANQYWGNSTTVAVPEEFWVIGSGYLPELDVPLDFNVLTMVLGILGAGWIVFHEWNQRRVQKKMGSERAPVWVSVVKVVVVAGVILWAAWLFATGRPGTSFPVSGIILVALIIVYSFITRRTVLGRHIYAVGGNRAAATLSGVKDRWVDFFVMMNMSVLAALAGMIFVARARASGPQDGNGWELDAIASVFIGGAAVSGGIGTVIGSIVGGLVMAFLNNGLQLIGAGADVVSMVKGLVLLLAVGVDVLSKRQGRPSILGIWSRRRRARLLSGAPEEPPLVEPTSGTPETVEPADVPRNS
- a CDS encoding sugar-binding protein — its product is MKRIAFPALVVVAAAALALSGCSGERGGGASTDDATGSAGFAADALIGVALPDKTSENWVLAGALFEDGLAEAGFDADVQYAPASNTVAEQQNQISAMVTNGAKVIVIGAKDGKQLGDQLQQAADAGVKIIAYDRLIENTENVDYYVAFDNFEVGRLQGQALLDGLEARSAHGAPWNIELFSGSPDDANSAVFFGGAMEVLQPKIDDGTLVVASGQTEIAQTATQGWEAENAQSRMDSILTSAYADQEVDGVLSPNDTLARAILTSVKQAGKDVSKFTVTGQDSEVESVKSIMAGEQYSTINKDTTLLVEQTIKMIQALQAGEDPEVNDTEQYDNGVKVVPAYLLPPVIVTKENAAEAYANVPNLLEIVEGAQ
- a CDS encoding LacI family DNA-binding transcriptional regulator; this encodes MTEETRRGRAPSIRDVARLAGVSHQTVSRVLNHHPSIRPETKQRVLDVMGELQYKPNRAARALVTSRSRTFGILSASSTEYGPASTIAAIEEAAREAGYWVTTANIESQDAASIAEGLAHLAAQGIEGLVVIAPQVRVFDTLAELQIDVPWVTMQSTGRDDAHALSVDQIAGARMATRHLIELGHRNIYHLAGPQDWIEAEARMRGFLEEMSAQDVATTAPILGDWTAGFGYHAGRELLTVRDFTAIFASNDQMALGLMHAVHDAGLSIPGDVSIIGFDDIPEAAHFWPPLTTIRQDFAELGRRCVGILLGEVDPASPEHRWTIEPELVLRASTGPAAF